The following proteins are encoded in a genomic region of Sesamum indicum cultivar Zhongzhi No. 13 linkage group LG8, S_indicum_v1.0, whole genome shotgun sequence:
- the LOC105169922 gene encoding LOW QUALITY PROTEIN: uncharacterized protein LOC105169922 (The sequence of the model RefSeq protein was modified relative to this genomic sequence to represent the inferred CDS: deleted 1 base in 1 codon): MEVIQEIVIVGAGIAGLTTSLGLHRLGVRSLVLESADTLRTDGFAFALWTNAWKALDAIGIGHNLRQKHNQLTRLVSTSVISGLPTAELSLELLVCGCRGNHEVRRINRKVLIESLRNELPEGTIRYSSKVVSIQDSGFFNTIHLADGTVLKTKVLIGHDGVISVVAKFLGFSKPSSAGRASIRGYLDCENGQGFEPKFLQFFGNGVRYGVTPCDDHGVYWFFTYIPSAQDKGVEEDPAKMKQFVLSKLGNTSNKVRNIFEQTDLNSMIWSQLKFRQAWELLWGNISKDKVCLAGDSLHPVTPDIGQGGCSALEDGVVLARVLAKAVTQKPSVGVQDNAEEIKQERMKMGLEKYAKERWRCSIAYMVGFIQQRRIFGCHFVEDV, encoded by the exons ATGGAAGTTATACAAGAAATAGTGATTGTTGGTGCTGGAATTGCTGGCCTTACAACCTCTTTAGGACTTCACAG aTTGGGAGTTCGGAGTTTGGTATTGGAGTCGGCCGACACATTGAGGACCGATGGATTTGCCTTTGCATTATGGACTAATGCTTGGAAGGCATTGGATGCCATTGGTATTGGACACAATCTGCGTCAGAAACACAACCAACTCACTAG aCTAGTGAGTACATCAGTGATTTCTGGGCTACCGACAGCAGAACTGTCTCTTGA ACTGTTAGTATGTGGATGCAGGGGCAATCATGAAGTCCGGCGTATTAATAGGAAGGTGCTGATTGAATCCTTAAGGAACGAACTTCCTGAAGGAACGATCAGATATTCGTCCAAAGTCGTGTCAATTCAGGATTCTGGTTTCTTCAACACAATTCATCTGGCTGACGGAACTGTTCTTAAAACTAAG gTGTTGATTGGGCATGACGGAGTAATCTCGGTGGTGGCCAAATTTCTAGGCTTTAGTAAACCATCATCTGCGGGGCGAGCATCCATAAGGGGCTACTTAGATTGTGAGAATGGCCAAGGTTTTGAGCCTAAGTTCCTTCAGTTTTTCGGAAATGGCGTCAGATATGGTGTCACTCCATGTGATGACCATGGTGTTTACTGGTTTTTCACGTATATACCCTCTGCCCAAG ACAAAGGCGTAGAAGAAGATCCAGCTAAGATGAAGCAATTTGTACTGAGCAAGCTCGGTAATACCTCCAACAAGGTCAGGAATATCTTTGAACAAACAGATTTGAACAGTATGATATGGTCCCAGTTAAAATTTAGACAAGCATGGGAGTTGCTTTGGGGAAATATCAGTAAAGACAAGGTGTGTCTAGCCGGAGAC TCCCTACACCCTGTGACACCAGATATCGGCCAAGGCGGTTGTTCAGCACTGGAGGATGGTGTGGTTTTGGCCAGGGTTTTAGCCAAAGCAGTGACACAGAAGCCGAGTGTGGGCGTACAAGACAATGCTGAAGAAATCAAGCAGGAGAGGATGAAGATGGGGTTGGAAAAGTATGCGAAAGAGAGATGGAGATGTAGTATAGCTTATATGGTTGGCTTTATACAGCAGAGACGGATTTTTGGCTGCCATTTTGTTGAAGATGTCTGA